From the Bacteroidota bacterium genome, one window contains:
- a CDS encoding biopolymer transporter ExbD, which produces MNLRRRTRVVGEVYSASLNDIMFFLLLFFLITSTMATPNVLKLLLPNAKSSTQSVKHPLTISVTADLQYAINNTPISADELEAAIKVNIAGQTDPTALLKVDKSVQVQNLVDLLDIGNRLKIKMVLATQSSKQ; this is translated from the coding sequence ATGAATCTCCGAAGAAGAACACGAGTAGTTGGTGAAGTGTACAGCGCTTCCCTGAATGACATCATGTTTTTTCTGTTGTTGTTCTTCCTCATCACGTCTACGATGGCGACACCGAACGTGTTGAAGCTCTTGCTTCCTAACGCCAAGAGCAGCACGCAATCTGTGAAGCACCCGCTCACCATTTCAGTTACTGCCGATTTGCAATATGCGATTAACAATACTCCCATCAGCGCGGACGAACTGGAAGCGGCCATTAAAGTGAATATAGCAGGACAAACCGATCCGACAGCTTTGTTGAAGGTTGACAAATCGGTTCAGGTTCAAAACCTCGTTGACCTTCTCGATATCGGGAATCGTTTAAAAATTAAAATGGTGCTGGCCACTCAATCCTCCAAGCAATAA
- a CDS encoding MotA/TolQ/ExbB proton channel family protein translates to MTYGLILQITQNLGAASDSLAQAATTAVTPPVEQSISLWDMAVKGGPILVPIAILSVMAFYIFFERLFTIQRFSKIDMNFMNQIRDYVHSGNIDAAKALCKNTSSPVARMIEKGLMRLGKPVKEIEGAIENVGKLQIYMMEKNLNILGTIAGIAPMFGFLGTIFGVIKIFYQIALQNSLEINTISGGLYVKMISSAAGLLVGMIAYAAYHYLVHMIDRVINKMEINAVQFIDLLEEPVKN, encoded by the coding sequence ATGACCTACGGACTCATCCTGCAGATCACTCAAAACCTTGGCGCAGCCTCGGACTCGCTTGCTCAGGCTGCAACGACAGCTGTTACTCCTCCTGTTGAGCAATCCATTTCTCTCTGGGATATGGCTGTAAAAGGCGGGCCCATCCTCGTTCCAATCGCGATTCTTTCAGTGATGGCATTCTACATCTTTTTTGAAAGGCTGTTTACTATTCAGCGTTTCTCAAAAATTGATATGAATTTCATGAACCAGATTCGCGATTACGTCCACAGTGGAAATATCGACGCTGCAAAAGCGCTCTGCAAAAACACCAGCAGTCCGGTTGCACGTATGATCGAAAAAGGACTGATGCGTCTCGGAAAACCTGTAAAGGAAATTGAAGGCGCGATAGAGAATGTCGGGAAACTCCAGATCTACATGATGGAGAAAAACCTCAACATCCTCGGAACTATCGCCGGTATCGCTCCGATGTTCGGATTCCTTGGTACCATCTTCGGTGTAATCAAAATCTTCTATCAGATCGCTCTTCAGAATTCTCTTGAGATCAATACAATTTCAGGTGGTCTCTATGTGAAAATGATTTCCAGCGCGGCAGGTCTGCTTGTCGGTATGATCGCTTACGCAGCTTATCACTATCTCGTTCACATGATCGACAGGGTAATCAATAAAATGGAAATTAACGCGGTTCAGTTTATCGACCTGCTTGAGGAGCCGGTGAAGAACTAG